A segment of the Planctomicrobium piriforme genome:
TGATTCTGCGGCGATTCGTTTCTCTGCTTGCGGGTCGGTGAGTAATCGGACACCTGCAGGGTGTTGTCAGGGCGGAATTCCAACAGCCGCAGCCAGCCGTCGCCCCCTTTGGGACGCATCTGAAAGTTCACCAGCATCTGGTGCACATTGCGACCGCCCGGCGTGGTCGAGGTGAGCCGGCCCAGGCCGTCTTTGAGGACATGACCGTTGAGCGTCAGAGCGAAGTTTTCGTGCTTGCTCACCAGGCTGTTCCATAGCTCTTCGCCATCGCAGACGTTGTCGCCGGTCGCCTTGGCGACGCCGTAGTCGTGCGGATTCCAGGTCTGGTCCTTCCCGAACTTCTGCCAGTCGTAGCGGGTGTCGTCGTAGTACATGTAGGCATGGGTGATCAGGATCGCCTGATGGTCGGGATGTTTGGTGACGACCTGGTTCGCCCAGCGGATGACGTCGCGCCGCGGCCCGAATTCGAGAGCGACGACCAGCCACTTCCTGCCGCCTGCCTCGAAACGGTGGAAGCTGTTCTCCATACGATCCGGTTCGCGGTCGTAAACGCCGCCGAACGTCGGCCAGCTCTGGTACTGCGAGACCGGCAGAAACTCATTGAGCCGTGTGCTGCGGTCTTCGCATTTCCCCTGCGTGCTGTAATCGTGGTTGCCTGGCACAAAGCAGTAGGGCACCTTGCCGTCCAGCAGGCTCAGTGCGGCGACGGCGTTTTCCCATTCGAACGTCTGGCTGTGATTGGTGATGTCCCCCAGGTGCAGCACGCAGGCGATATTGCGAGCCGCCTGTTGATCGACGATCCACTGCGTCTGGGCTTTGAAGATCTCGGGGAACTTCTCGCTGTAGTTCTGCGTGTCCGGCAAAACGGCGATGGTGAACGAACCCGGCTGAATCGCCGCCGCCTCGCCATCCACCAGCACGGCATCGGCATTCGGATCAACTTCCGCGGCAGCGGCCCGATTCAGATGCCCGAGGAGCGGCGACCCTGCGAGTCCGGCGGCGCTGGCCTTCAAGAGATCGCGTCGAGAAAGTTCTTTCACAGC
Coding sequences within it:
- a CDS encoding metallophosphoesterase → MKELSRRDLLKASAAGLAGSPLLGHLNRAAAAEVDPNADAVLVDGEAAAIQPGSFTIAVLPDTQNYSEKFPEIFKAQTQWIVDQQAARNIACVLHLGDITNHSQTFEWENAVAALSLLDGKVPYCFVPGNHDYSTQGKCEDRSTRLNEFLPVSQYQSWPTFGGVYDREPDRMENSFHRFEAGGRKWLVVALEFGPRRDVIRWANQVVTKHPDHQAILITHAYMYYDDTRYDWQKFGKDQTWNPHDYGVAKATGDNVCDGEELWNSLVSKHENFALTLNGHVLKDGLGRLTSTTPGGRNVHQMLVNFQMRPKGGDGWLRLLEFRPDNTLQVSDYSPTRKQRNESPQNQFLLKLGSDRS